The following coding sequences lie in one Spinacia oleracea cultivar Varoflay chromosome 1, BTI_SOV_V1, whole genome shotgun sequence genomic window:
- the LOC130466259 gene encoding uncharacterized protein, which yields MSFPSEFSAILGYPTNATPATPSTIEEGKTTIGAFLGLDANMLAEIVVGDEVNLAKLVKHHFRPSKNMTEQKLNIRALVFCLLNHYLLSNNNGEFGDIRLIPLISQLESCYSIMPLVVAETLLSVDELKKDAKSEYFKGSPLLLQIWLMERLRLLEIPADPKHYRPIALGNRKCLHRGQDEAELASFFTHGICSIKWVVPWWSLTTMTGGSDVSVYVSLLGLSRPIYIFPYRVMRQYSLRQTIPFSDTVPPKVEAFSQARVQAWAKYYDGLPCWTVPTNGFVGLSENYKLWMSSDDKAVRTEARNGEPAELLIPRIRVRYEGRDSANPRTHGIKTVIARPDRKRKKVPPRSSSRPKKMPNMKGPAIAKRNAGSRRDRRRNNVWVKKAQAPVETVTNLVDVDNPSPTIVCALEAERAITENVSEVLASLEVSVQKPVLMEIDIGAAQKTVGVDPANLALYKTLFDDPEELE from the exons atgtcctttccCAGTGAATTttccgcgatccttggttatcctactaatgctactcctgccacccctagcaccattgaagagggtaaaacaaccataggggctttcctaggactagatgctaacatgcttgctgagattgttgtaggtgatgaggttaatttggcgaagcttgtaaaacatcactttagacctagtaaaaatatgaccgaacaaaaattgaacattcgagcccttgtattttgcttgttgaatcattatttgctgtcgaataacaatggtgagttcggtgacataaggttgatccccttgattagccagttggaaagttgctattctattatgccgttggttgttgccgagactttgctgagcgtggatgaactgaagaaggatgccaaatctgaatattttaaggggagccccctattgcttcag atttggctcatggaacgacttaggctcttagaaattcctgccgatcctaaacactatcgccctatagccttgggtaatcgGAAatgtttgcaccgaggccaggacgaggccgagttggcctccttttttactcatggtatctgttctattaagtgggtggtaccgtggtggagtttgactactatgacggggggttctgatgtatcggtttatgtttctttgttggggctatcccggcccatttatatctttccttaccgagtcatgcgtcaatacagcttaaggcagaccatccccttttctgatacggtaccacctaaagtagaggccttttcacaagcacgggttcaagcatgggctaagtattatgatggtctcccgtgTTGGACCGTacctacaaatggctttgtgggtctttctgaaaactataagttgtggatgagctccgatgataaagctgtgaggaccgaggctcgaaatggggagccggctgagcttttgatacctcgtattcgggttagatatgagggtcgtgattctgccaatcctcgcacccatggtattaagactgtgatagctcgtcctgatcgaaagcgaaagaaagttcctccccgttccagttctaggcctaagaagatgcctaacatgaaggggcctgccattgctaaaagaaatgcaggctctcgcagagatcgtcgccggaacaatgtatgggttaagAAGGCTCAggcgcctgtagaaacagtgactaatctagttgatgttgataatccttctcccaccattgtctgtgcccttgaggctgagcgggctataactgagaatgtttctgaagtcttggcatctttggaagttagtgtccagaagccggttcttatggagattgatataggggcagcgcagaagactgtgggtgtggatcctgcgaatcttgccctctacaagactttatttgatgatccggaagaactagaatag